The Infirmifilum lucidum DNA segment GCAAACCCTCTACCTTCACTGTGAACAACAAGTACGGCCGCTAATACAATATAGACCGTGAATACAGCCATGTATACGGGGAATAGCATACCGAAGAGGACGAAGAACACCAGAATTAAGAGGAGTGAGGACACTGCGACCGCTAGTAGGGTGGAGCCGATCTCGCCCCTACCTCTATCCGATCCTGCACCCACCGCTAATGTGTAGACGAGCAAAGTTAAGAGCGCCTCAAAAACCCCCACGGTTACTCCTAGATGATAAGCCAGGAACCAGTAGAATACCAGAGAGGCCTGTACGGGCAAGGGGGCTAGAAATATGAAGACCAGTAGAGGTGCCAGTATATAGGCATCTACAGAGCCTCCGGGTGCCAATAGCACTGCTAGGACTCCCACCAGTATGCCGAAGACAGACCAGGATCTTATGTTTGCGGATTCACTGAGCAGAGACACTGGGTTTGACACACCCTCCGCCTTCAGGCTCCGCAGTAGTCTTCTTGCAAGAACATTTCCTAGAAGAAGTGCCGACAAAAAAACCATAAAGGTCAGCGCATGAATGGCCACAGATGCTAGCTTCCCGCCTTTAATTACCAAGTCATTCACGAAGGGGGAGGATATTCTCCCACTCCTAATATAGTCTTCAAGCATGAATACAGAGAGGTAGATGTACGGTGAGGCTAGTACTGCAACAAGCGATGAAGCTAGCAAAGCAGCCTGCCCGTTAAAGCCACGTTTACCCGCGATTGCGAAAAGAGCACATGTTAGGGGGAAGAGTAATATTAGAAGGGGAGCCTCTAGGTTTAGTCCGTTCCACAGATAGAGCCTTGTTGCTAGGCCTGTAACCAGTAGAGATAAACCCAGAATGAAGACGTAATCAACCTTCCTTAAACAGGACACTAGGAGCACCCTTCTTGAAGTCATTCCACCTGGACATTTTTGCGCTCAGTGAGGCGAGTACTGGACAACGTGAGCCCCCCGACTTACAGTACTGCAAGTATTTCTCGCCTGAGGCCCTCCACTCAACTACCCCAATAAAGACACATCTAAATCCCCTGGCTGTTTGGTGAAAGTATTTGCAGGTGTGTTCTCCCTCCATAGCCAGCGAGTAACTAGCTAGCCGCCAATAAATACATGTTTTTTAAGCAACACTGCTATGCGCCGCAGATAGGCACTGGACGAATGCACGACTATGTGACGCCCGATGACGACCTCTGCGAGCCGTCCTCCCTTGTTGAGTAAAAGGCGCTTTCCCTCTCTTTGTTGCGCCGGCTATGTTCCGCACTATCTTGGCCACGCAAAGAACCTAGGCCTATCAGGCTGGGCAGTTGATAGTTCCTCTCAAGTAACCAATGAGACAGCACCATGAAACCATCAAGGACTAGGGAGACCGGGAAAGGGGGTTCAACACTAAATAACACTAATATATTCATGTTAAATGTAAAAAATAGCTAGTGATTTGAATGTCTTCGGGTGGAGTATGTCCGGGCCTCTACAGGGATGCCAAGGGAAAGTTCTATTGCAAGTATGCTGGAGGGACAGAGGTTGACCCAGCCTTCATGCCGTGCCTAATGGAGTATTGGGAGTGCCCCTACTACATAGGGTGGCGGAAGAAAGCAGGTACAAAGGAAGAAAGCGTTACACCTCCACTAGAGGCGGGTGAGAAAACAACAGCGCCTGCACCCCAGCCTGTCGCTATAGCCGAACATGTTACTGGAACGAAGCTTCTGGAAGAGGCCTCAAGCGAGCTAGACAGCTTAATCAACCGTGCCACAGAGCTCTCGAAAATTTGGGAAGAATATGAGAAAGCCGCGCGCGAAGTCATTGGGAGCTGGGAGGAGATAAGGGACAGGCTGGAGAAGGAGCTTCTCAGCATCGAAAGCTCCCTCGATGCCTACGTTGCCGAGCTGGAGCGCATTGAGCTTAAGCACAAGCTGGGAGTTCTGGACGACACCCAGTACGAGGGGCTTAAGTCTGAACTGGATAGGAGGATTGCTGAGAAAACCTC contains these protein-coding regions:
- a CDS encoding V-type ATP synthase subunit I domain-containing protein, with amino-acid sequence MSSGGVCPGLYRDAKGKFYCKYAGGTEVDPAFMPCLMEYWECPYYIGWRKKAGTKEESVTPPLEAGEKTTAPAPQPVAIAEHVTGTKLLEEASSELDSLINRATELSKIWEEYEKAAREVIGSWEEIRDRLEKELLSIESSLDAYVAELERIELKHKLGVLDDTQYEGLKSELDRRIAEKTSEKEDIQRKLDELDRLIIPHYKRVKAAEVKPEIAKLRLALNKLEQKFKEGGITEEAYRRVKAEIEARLKRLERIREEVEEQ